The proteins below are encoded in one region of Silene latifolia isolate original U9 population chromosome 2, ASM4854445v1, whole genome shotgun sequence:
- the LOC141641376 gene encoding uncharacterized protein LOC141641376 gives MDGKHTKHPIFIGDNYSWWKNRMEHYVKSTDYECWLIIQKGPLAITVTSANGTSAPKSEDKYVEADYRKVEKNSKAMSILQYGIGEQEVNRISGCTSAKEIWDTLNLAYEGTSQVKKHQILNPRIWSVKSFKFNETWQPKVTAIEEAKDLSTLTLNELMGSLMAHELTLMKRFGESSKVRGLAFKSTSINEEDDGNDEFAMFTRNIVDIVNGHNPKRFNNNSSKKHFSKKRSTSIVGCIKCDEKGHQMNECPKWGNIKSKEKCDLAKKEYKNKVMCAVWGMSDSDEDEILEEELDAKLCLTTRLNNDALRSPKRETFKCLMAHPDDSDSNFEDEVNNLKTKVRSFSKSKVCLLLNKCRVQNNKLEAMQIEIENIAEENVGLRECLNELDNISPCLEKEVKKLKRQNLILVNKVKSLNVIETPFVTYDL, from the exons atgGATGGGAAACATACTAAGCATCCTATCTTCATTGGGGATAACTATTCATGGTGGAAAAATCGCATGGAACACTATGTTAAGAGTACGGATTATGAGTGTTGGTTGATAATCCAAAAGGGGCCCCTTGCTATCACGGTTACTAGTGCTAATGGTACTAGTGCCCcaaaaagtgaggataagtatgtcGAGGCTGATTATAGAAAGGTCGAGAAAAACTCaaaagccatgtccattcttcaatatggcattGGTGAGCAAGAAGTAAACCGGATTTCCGGATGTACCTCggccaaagaaatttgggacaccttaaaccttgcttatgaggggacgTCTCAAGTGAAAAAgcatc AAATTTTGAATCCGAGGATATGGTCCGTAAAATCCTTCAAGTTTAACGAAacatggcaaccgaaggttacggctattgaggaggcCAAAGACTTATCCACTTTAACCCTCAATGAACtaatgggctcacttatggctcatgagttaactctcatgaagcgttttGGTGAAAGCTCTAAAGTAAGAGGGCTTGCTTTCAAATCAACCTCAattaatgaggaagatgatggaaacgatgagtttgcaatgttcactagaaATATTGTGGATATTGTTAATGGTCATAACCCTAAGAGGTTTAACAACAATTCTAGTAAGAAACATTTTTCAAAGAAGAGATCTACTTCCATTGTTGGTTGCATTAAATGTGACGAAAAAGGTCACCAAATGAATGAATGTCCAAAGTGGGGTAACATCaaatctaaagaaaaatgtgactTGGCTAAGAAGGAATACAAGAATAAAGTAATGTGTGCtgtttggggaatgtccgattcCGATGAGGACGAgatccttgaggaagaattggatGCCAAGTTGTGTCTTACTACTCGTCTTAATAATGATGCCCTTAGGTCTCCAAAAAGAGAAACAttcaaatgtcttatggctcatccCGATGATTCTGATTCTAACTTCGAAGATGAGGTAAATAATCTCAAGACAAAGGTTCGATCCTTCTCCAAAAGCAAAGTATGTTTACTCTTAaataaatgtcgtgtccaaaaCAATAAACTTGAAGCTatgcaaattgaaattgaaaacatAGCCGAGGAAAATGTTGGTCTAAGAGAGTGTCTAAATGAGCTTGATAACATTTCACCTTGTCTTGAGAAAGAAGTAAAGAAACTGAAAAGGCAAAATCTGATTCTTGTAAATAAGGTCAAATCTTTGAATGTCATAGAGACACCCTTTGTGACATATGATCTTTGA